From the genome of Triticum aestivum cultivar Chinese Spring chromosome 3B, IWGSC CS RefSeq v2.1, whole genome shotgun sequence, one region includes:
- the LOC123070758 gene encoding disease resistance protein RGA2, with protein MEPLLSAIVGDLVSRALSMVTQRYLQSKGAEEEKLQRLRAVLLRIDATVEEAEGRHITNQAMLQQLQMLRRGMYRGYYTLDTFRYRAHRDKADGEASTRRSFALSRFSPSSSRRTFFSVCDAPSRDLVLDAGSCSNLDKMLSSLERMIGDMQEFVMFLASYPRISRQPYSAYLSHDQVMFGLQMEKETILSFLLCREVARNGSLGVLPIIGPARVGKSTLVEHVCHDERVRRRFSLIVFFSGNDLNGGNLATLKGSGVIKHQNLASSPRGDSLAVIELAGDMDEETWRGLYTSAASHMTPGSKIILTSRSEKIASLGTAESVMLKFLSQEAYWCFFKTVAFGSTNPGEHPNLAALGMEIAVHMNRSFVAANIVASLLRTNLDTRFWRRVLRCLRDFASKHLSMFGEHPTNLLRKDQPVYMWTMAKTTNVFVMRDIYDEPSPQISEVPRITAQDVLSGRVTSEGAFQAVAWRSRIPPCYTYLVSFVVSRTDKQAVLGKKRSRQDRI; from the coding sequence ATGGAGCCGCTTCTCTCTGCAATCGTGGGTGATCTTGTCAGCAGAGCCCTGTCCATGGTAACCCAGAGATACCTGCAGTCCAAGGGAGCAGAGGAGGAGAAGCTCCAGAGGCTACGGGCAGTGCTGCTAAGGATCGATGCCACCGTCGAGGAGGCTGAGGGGAGGCACATCACCAACCAGGCGATGCTCCAGCAGCTCCAGATGTTGAGACGAGGTATGTACAGAGGCTACTACACGCTCGACACCTTCAGATACCGAGCGCACAGGGACAAGGCCGATGGCGAGGCGAGCACTCGCCGTTCGTTTGCCCTGTCCAGATTCAGCCCTTCCAGTTCCAGACGTACCTTCTTCTCCGTGTGCGATGCCCCGAGCAGGGACCTGGTGCTTGATGCCGGGAGCTGCAGCAATCTCGACAAGATGCTTAGCAGCCTTGAGAGAATGATTGGTGACATGCAGGAGTTCGTGATGTTCTTGGCCAGCTATCCTCGAATCTCCCGGCAACCTTACAGCGCGTATTTGTCTCATGATCAGGTTATGTTTGGCCTGCAGATGGAGAAGGAGACAATTTTGAGCTTTCTGCTTTGTAGGGAGGTTGCAAGGAATGGAAGTCTGGGTGTGCTGCCGATAATTGGTCCAGCGAGAGTCGGAAAGAGTACACTTGTTGAGCATGTCTGCCACGACGAGAGGGTGCGCAGGCGCTTCTCATTGATCGTCTTCTTCAGCGGGAATGATCTCAATGGTGGAAACTTGGCTACTCTAAAAGGTAGCGGTGTGATCAAGCATCAGAACCTTGCTTCCAGCCCGCGTGGAGACTCACTGGCTGTGATTGAGCTAGCAGGGGACATGGACGAGGAAACATGGAGGGGGTTGTACACCTCGGCAGCAAGCCACATGACGCCAGGCAGTAAAATCATACTCACCAGCCGTTCAGAGAAGATAGCATCATTAGGAACGGCAGAGTCTGTTATGCTGAAATTTTTGTCCCAAGAAGCTTACTGGTGTTTCTTCAAGACGGTTGCATTCGGAAGCACAAACCCTGGTGAGCATCCTAATCTGGCAGCCCTCGGCATGGAGATCGCCGTCCACATGAACAGATCATTCGTGGCAGCGAACATCGTTGCCAGCTTACTGAGAACCAATCTTGACACACGATTTTGGCGCAGAGTGCTGAGATGCTTGAGAGATTTCGCAAGCAAGCATCTCAGCATGTTTGGAGAGCACCCGACCAATCTCCTACGAAAGGACCAGCCTGTGTACATGTGGACAATGGCCAAGACAACCAATGTCTTCGTGATGCGAGATATTTATGACGAGCCCTCTCCCCAGATCAGTGAGGTTCCCAGGATAACGGCACAGGATGTTTTGTCCGGGCGAGTTACATCTGAAGGGGCATTCCAAGCAGTGGCATGGAGGTCCAGGATACCTCCCTGCTACACCTACTTGGTGAGCTTCGTCGTGTCGCGGACAGACAAGCAAGCGGTGCTTGGTAAGAAACGGTCTAGGCAGGACAGGATTTGA
- the LOC123070759 gene encoding uncharacterized protein, which yields MPGSAISGGAARAAAVAWWLQRHQRLPPPADLLPRSLLDRAVELASKTAAAVAPDLDPDLPCSLGSSSLPDLCDGLVGN from the coding sequence ATGCCGGGGAGCGCCATCAGCGGAGGCGCGGCAAGGGCGGCCGCGGTCGCGTGGTGGCTGCAGCGCCACCAGCGACTGCCTCCGCCGGCGGACCTCCTGCCACGCAGCCTCCTTGACCGCGCGGTGGAGCTCGCCAGCaagaccgccgccgccgtcgccccagaTTTGGACCCGGACCTGCCCTGCTCACTCGGCTCGTCCTCCCTTCCTGACCTCTGCGACGGCTTGGTTGGTAATTAG
- the LOC123070761 gene encoding putative disease resistance protein RGA3, translated as MEMFLPAILSDLLGRSVSFLVQRYLQQGSAEESVQQLHLALLRASVTVEEAEGRRITNQAMLRQLDVLREAMYGGHYMLDALTCGRGHAVADDAPAPCRLSSVLSRLNPAKRLCFGAADSAAEVRRVVDRLGCMIADMKEFVVFLKGYPRVCRQPYSAHLLLERSMFGRQKEMEQIIGFLLREGVAEGGVGVLPVVGPARVGKSTLVEHVCHDDRVRSHFSSILLMSGDDLEDEKLSDPGDHGLIKHHGRASHPHKASLVIVELGEDEVPDEGRWRRLRSSAFCKGGRSRIIVTSRSEAAQRLGTERALRLKVLSPEAYWHYFKTLAFGGANPEDHPRLVAIAMDICAEEKGSFIGGNIACSLLRANLDAGFWRSILRNMREYTEKHRHLFGKHPHDLLRKNRHVYLWRLARTSKVFVSYGCYQARPAQTDVPRVTLQEVLSGRPAPSGRFEALAWRSQIPPCYTYLMSCSVQTPVVPHVLARKKSSRLV; from the coding sequence ATGGAGATGTTCCTGCCTGCGATCCTGAGCGACCTGCTCGGCAGGTCCGTGTCGTTCCTGGTCCAGAGGTACCTGCAGCAGGGCAGCGCGGAGGAGAGCGTCCAGCAGCTGCACCTCGCGCTGCTGCGCGCCAGCGTCACCGTCGAGGAGGCCGAGGGGCGGCGCATCACCAACCAGGCCATGCTTCGGCAGCTCGACGTGCTCAGAGAGGCCATGTACGGCGGCCACTACATGCTCGACGCCCTCACGTGCGGCCGCGGCCACGCCGTTGCCGACGACGCGCCGGCTCCGTGCCGCCTCTCGTCCGTGTTGTCCAGGCTCAACCCCGCCAAGCGCCTCTGCTTCGGTGCCGCGGACAGCGCCGCGGAGGTGCGGCGCGTGGTCGACAGGCTCGGCTGCATGATCGCCGACATGAAGGAGTTCGTCGTCTTCCTCAAGGGCTATCCCCGCGTCTGCCGCCAGCCCTACAGCGCGCACCTGCTACTGGAGAGGTCCATGTTCGGCCGGCAGAAGGAAATGGAGCAGATCATCGGCTTTCTGCTGCGAGAAGGAGTAGCGGAGGGTGGAGTCGGCGTGCTCCCCGTCGTCGGTCCGGCCAGGGTCGGGAAGAGCACTCTCGTCGAGCATGTCTGCCATGACGACAGGGTGCGCAGCCACTTCTCTTCGATCCTCCTCATGAGCGGCGACGACCTGGAGGACGAGAAGCTGAGCGACCCAGGAGACCATGGCCTGATTAAGCACCACGGCCGTGCCTCGCACCCGCACAAAGCCTCGCTCGTGATCGTCGAGCTGGGCGAAGACGAGGTTCCAGACGAGGGGAGGTGGAGGAGGCTCCGCTCCTCGGCATTCTGCAAGGGGGGCAGAAGCAGGATCATAGTGACGAGCAGGTCGGAGGCGGCCCAGAGGCTGGGCACAGAGCGCGCGCTCAGGCTCAAGGTCCTCAGCCCAGAGGCCTACTGGCACTACTTCAAGACGTTGGCCTTCGGCGGCGCGAACCCGGAAGACCACCCGAGGCTGGTCGCCATCGCCATGGACATATGCGCGGAGGAGAAAGGGTCGTTCATCGGCGGCAACATCGCGTGCAGCCTGCTGAGGGCCAACCTGGACGCCGGGTTCTGGCGCAGCATCCTCCGGAACATGAGGGAGTACACGGAGAAGCACCGCCACCTGTTCGGCAAGCACCCGCACGACCTCCTGAGGAAGAACCGGCACGTCTACCTGTGGAGGCTGGCGCGGACGTCCAAGGTCTTCGTCTCCTACGGCTGCTACCAGGCGCGCCCGGCGCAGACGGACGTGCCCAGGGTGACGCTGCAGGAGGTTCTGTCCGGGCGGCCGGCGCCCAGCGGGAGGTTCGAGGCCCTGGCGTGGAGGTCCCAGATACCCCCTTGCTACACCTACCTGATGAGCTGCTCCGTGCAGACGCCCGTCGTGCCTCATGTGCTGGCCAGGAAGAAAAGCTCCCGGCTGGTCTGA